In Mesotoga sp. BH458_6_3_2_1, the DNA window CGGAGAAGGTTTTTCATCCGGGCAAACTCCAACCGTGAATAAGAGAAAGCGCATGGATGAAATGAGGAACTCCGGCTGGAAGAATGCAAAGTTTGAAGAGCTTCCCGAAGGCAAGTACGCAATCCTAGATGAAGATGGAACTCGAATCGGAACGCTAATCAGAGAACAGGACTGAAACAATCCGTTGAATGATGGCTCGACAATCTCATCCGGGTCAAATTCAGACACAGAACAATCATCTCTTATTCTTCATGGATTTGAGATTACATGAGACATCTCCTTGATCTGGGGAGAAGGTTACTGAGCTTCGAGCAGATGATGTGGGTAATGATGAGCAGAAAGACCTAATGCCGTTGTTGATAATGGAGACTATGTTAGGGTAAAGACAGAGTGGGATGGTATTGACGACTGCTGCTACCTCCGAGACATGAAAGTTCTTTACCTTCAGAACTATCTGGCTACGAAAGACAAGAAAAGTGACCGGATTTCCCCGACTTCTATATGCCGGCGCTTGTTTACGAGCCGTGGGATAGAATGCAAGAAGCGTCGTTTATATGAGAATCTGTTGAAGAGTTGTTCCTTCTCTTTGCGCGGGCGGCGTGCCAGAAAGCATAGCATAAGCCAAACTCAATGAGACGGCTGAAACAGACATCGGAAAGTCTCGTTTCAATGGTGAGAACAAAGCCTCGAGCAGCTCGCTAAGTCTTGATTGTAAGTGACACTATCGCCGCAAAGCTATCAAATACAACTGAAACTAAACGTGATGAAAAAACATACTCTGCGCTCCACAATAGTGGAATTGTTTCCTCTTCTAATCGCAAAGACGATAAGACGAAATCCCTCTTCTTCTTAAACTACTGTCTATGCAGTTCTTTTAGTCAAATGCTCATTCTCCATGAACAGTCGCGATTTTCGAACGAACAGGGATATTCACAGAGTCCGGCCCTGGCGTCTGGCCGCGCAGATCGAACTCGAGATTAACCCCGGGCCTGAAGATCAACACATGAGTCGATCCGCCGAAGTGGAACATTCCAAGCTGGTCGCCTTTATCCACATGTTGGCCTTCATAAACAGTGATTTCATTCGAAGAGACTTCCGCCATTCCGATAAATACTATGCACATCAGGCCTATATCTGGATTGTCAGCCTCGATGAAAATCAGCGCCCTGGAAGCTACTTGCGCTATATACGCCTGTGATTCATTGGGACTTGCGGAATCGAAGCCTGCCGAAAGAGCAGAGGCATAATAGGAACCGTCGATCAGGCGAGTCTTTACGATCCGCCCGCTGACCGGACTGTGCCAGCGATGATAGCTAAGGGCGCTCAAGAAAGCCTGGTAGATCGTTCCGCCCTCAAAGAGCTCCGTCAGAGGATCGTCTGCAAGCATATGGTTGAGAGAATATGGCTGTTCTTTTATCCAGAAGCGATCCTGGAGTTGAATATCGGTCGCGATCTTGTAAGGCGCGGATTCGCAGGCGTTGACAATCACCGAGTCGTCGTCGGGGCATTCCACAGGGCGCCTTCCTTCACGATACTGTCGTGTGAAGAAGTCATCCCAGGAAGCGAAGCCATAATATGGAAGCTCCGGGTCACACTGGAAATCCTCCACGAAGTTGGGCATGGCCTCCATAGCATCCCGTCCAAACCAGCCCTTCTCGGGATCCTCGCTCAGCACATACCTCGAGTCGGGGGAGCCGAGAAAGACAGCCCACTGACTGAGGATCTTCTTCAACTGCTTATTCACTTTCTCGTTCAGGAAAGCTGTGGTTCCAGCAGGGGTACCCATCGCCCAATTGATCACCGCATTAATGGGAAATCCGACCAGTTCACTCTTGTTGAACTCCGGTGCCTGAGTCAGAACTTCGTTCATCACGTTCAGCATCTGCACGTAGCTTCTTATCTGGGGATTTCCTGCCGGGTCCGTTTGAAATTCCGGTGTTGATGGAATCTCTTCGAACATCTCGTTGAAGAGCATGAAAAGAACCGGATCCTCTTCTATGATCTCTTGAAACTCCTGGATTACGGGATGAAAGGTAGTAACAGAAAAAGTGAGCGTTGCCAGGATAAGAACTACGCATACAAAGATTGCCCGTCGTTTCAGATTTCCCATCATTTAGATACTCCTCCCTCGTGGAACTCTGCTGATGCAAACAAGTCTTCTGCCGACTGCGACTCGAATATCATAGACTCAACTTATCCAGTAAGGACCATTCACTATCGGGAAATGCCTTCTGCACAGCCGCTTCACGAAGACCGATTTCGAATCTCTTTTCGCACAACTCGACACAACCGCTATAAAAAACCATTGGTGAATCTGAAGTCTACATTCCCTCTTGAAGATCTCGTCGCTCAGAACTATACTTCTAACCTCTTTCTTCGATTGTTAAGTCCATTATAGAACTCTATCTAAGCAGAAAGATCGAATCTCATGAGAGAAATGCTTGTAGCTGAAAGACAAGTTGCAAGAAAAAAACGAGGTTAGAGGTTGGTGGTAGGAGGTCGGAAAGAGCAAAGTAAAACCGGTCCAAGGTTGAATGGTTTTCCGTTAGCCGAAAAGATTAATAGCGGATGCAAGTTGCAGGAGCAGAAGCGAAACTGGTATCACAAAATAGTGTCTGACCCTATTTATTTCCCGGTCTTACAATATGGAAGGATTCCTAACAAGAAGAGCGAAACTCACACGCTTGCGCATATGAATAGAAGAAGATAAATACCTTTTGCGACAGCATTAAGCACTATCCCCATCGTATTTACAGAATGATTCTATGGGATGATTCAGGGTAATCGCAATTTCACTTTCAGAGTCTATTTTAAGCCATTCTCCTGTACTTTATTTGGAAGAGAACCGATGTTTTACACTTCGACTGAATTTGATACTTGAGATGGAAGCAGCAGGATTGCTGGTTCGTTCTGAGAAGTTTGTGAATGCTAAAATCTACTTATAAGACAAGATATACCAGGGGTGAAAAGTTTTGAAGAAAGAGAACGAGAAAGTTGAATTCAAGACTAACTGGCGAGACGAATGCATGAAAACACTTTGCGCTTTTGCGAATACCGATGGCGGTAAACTGATTATTGGCATGAACGATTCTGGTAAACCTGTTGGTGTTAATAGAGCAGATAGACTTCTTGAGGATATTCCGAACAAGGTAAGAAATTACCTCGGGATAATTCCACAAGTCTCGCTGCTATCGGAAAGTGGAAAAGAGTTGATTGTTGTTGAGGTCCATCCCTCAGAGAGTTCAATATCATTTAAGGGATCCTTCTATGTGAGGAGTGGGAGCACTACGCAAGAACTTACTGGAAGAGAACTAGAGTCATTCCTTCTTGCACGGTGTGGTAGGACATGGGACGCTCAAACTATAAGTGATGCATCAGTGGATGATCTGGATGAATCTACTATAGAAAGATTCAGACTTCTATCAGATAAGCGGTTGCCGTTTGCTTCACGGACAGAAGGATCTATAGATTTGCTTAGAAAACTAAATCTTGTCACTGATGGAAGGCTCAAGCGAGCCGCGATTTTGCTTTTCGGCAAAGAACCACGAAGGTTTTTTCCTGGGGCCTTTCTGAAGATCGGTGCATTTACTAATGATACCAACCTTATCAGGACCGATGATGTCGATGGGAATCTTTTTGTCCAGGTTGAAGAGGCTTTGTCGTTGCTAAGAACAAAGTATATCTTCTCGAGTGTTTCTTACGACGGTATTTACAGAAAGGATGAAATGGTCTATCCAGAGAAAGCATTGCGAGAGGCCATAACAAATGCTGTTGTTCACAGAGATTATTCGGCTTATCATACCCAGATAAAGGTTTTTCCAGACAGGTTGGTTCTTTGGAATAACGGTGGTCTACCAAATGGGATATCGATTGAGGACCTTCTGAAGAATCACGTTTCCCAGCCAAGAAATGAACTACTGGCAGATGTCTTCTTCAAGGCAGGTCTTATTGAGACCTGGGGGAGAGGAACTGTCTTGATGATTGAAGAGTGCAGGGCACATAAACTCCCTGATCCAATATTCAGGGAAGAATCAGGAGGATTCTCGGTGAGTTTGTTCAACTCATCTTATATAAGTGAACTGCAGATACCGGGTCTTACACCAAGGCAGAAAAAAATTGTGGGGTTTGTCATAAAAAATGGAAGCATTACCAACGAACAATGCAGAGAACTTACGGAAGTCTCAAAAGCAACTGCGACAAGAGACCTTGC includes these proteins:
- a CDS encoding ATP-binding protein — translated: MKKENEKVEFKTNWRDECMKTLCAFANTDGGKLIIGMNDSGKPVGVNRADRLLEDIPNKVRNYLGIIPQVSLLSESGKELIVVEVHPSESSISFKGSFYVRSGSTTQELTGRELESFLLARCGRTWDAQTISDASVDDLDESTIERFRLLSDKRLPFASRTEGSIDLLRKLNLVTDGRLKRAAILLFGKEPRRFFPGAFLKIGAFTNDTNLIRTDDVDGNLFVQVEEALSLLRTKYIFSSVSYDGIYRKDEMVYPEKALREAITNAVVHRDYSAYHTQIKVFPDRLVLWNNGGLPNGISIEDLLKNHVSQPRNELLADVFFKAGLIETWGRGTVLMIEECRAHKLPDPIFREESGGFSVSLFNSSYISELQIPGLTPRQKKIVGFVIKNGSITNEQCRELTEVSKATATRDLADLVKKGVLDQKGSSRKTSYYTMMSRDES
- a CDS encoding phosphatidylserine decarboxylase family protein, translating into MMGNLKRRAIFVCVVLILATLTFSVTTFHPVIQEFQEIIEEDPVLFMLFNEMFEEIPSTPEFQTDPAGNPQIRSYVQMLNVMNEVLTQAPEFNKSELVGFPINAVINWAMGTPAGTTAFLNEKVNKQLKKILSQWAVFLGSPDSRYVLSEDPEKGWFGRDAMEAMPNFVEDFQCDPELPYYGFASWDDFFTRQYREGRRPVECPDDDSVIVNACESAPYKIATDIQLQDRFWIKEQPYSLNHMLADDPLTELFEGGTIYQAFLSALSYHRWHSPVSGRIVKTRLIDGSYYASALSAGFDSASPNESQAYIAQVASRALIFIEADNPDIGLMCIVFIGMAEVSSNEITVYEGQHVDKGDQLGMFHFGGSTHVLIFRPGVNLEFDLRGQTPGPDSVNIPVRSKIATVHGE